Proteins encoded together in one Peribacillus asahii window:
- a CDS encoding transporter substrate-binding domain-containing protein yields the protein MNIVILCLLVIFLPGVGSISSGFAEEKVYKIAAEPKLPPFSYINEDGVLTGMSIDLMGEIAEQHGLSFEYIPMNIEDAEKALEEGKVDAIAGMVYRPDKDWKFDFSTSYFTMSDSIVISKERKNQIKGIEDLGNRQVVVEGHTSMYENILNMRTTNVLLEDNQYTALQSLIEGRADIFIGNKWTATAYLKELGKEESFIILDDVMNSSDYAVVVQEGNDSLLLAFNQSITMLEAKGELNKLINKWTVPKDLTEIARLETFIYLLMSVLIIVALVLFIIYMWNQRLKAAVHIQTSKLRQLNEHLQETQQIIADSNAFKDLILNNIDTGIVTFNVDLTITSCNASALHMLNLSHDTPFGLQNPPLLKQLFDHYHSKESGVQVFEWNEQGQKKVIYYRILQIYNSQEQQTGYLLSMNDETEKKNLEQKLFTQEKLHALGQLVAGVAHEIRNPLTSIKMFIDMLPSKYHLPEFRRLITEHVPSEVNRLNTIVTDLVEYARPRPSNKQKYTLKEMASLLSFIQVTMDKNQISLEKKVEDNLVFYIDPQQIRQVMINLLLNAVDAVAEKEEKKITITVKKINEEIGSVMISDTGKGMSSEELHHILEPFYTSKEKGVGLGLTLTYNLIKENKGELHIASQPNKGSTFTILLPLYQKEAS from the coding sequence TTGAACATAGTCATTCTTTGTTTATTAGTTATTTTTTTGCCAGGGGTAGGTAGTATCTCATCAGGATTTGCAGAAGAGAAAGTGTATAAAATTGCAGCGGAACCAAAACTGCCTCCTTTCTCATATATCAATGAAGATGGAGTACTAACGGGAATGAGCATTGATTTAATGGGGGAAATAGCGGAACAGCATGGGCTTTCTTTTGAATATATTCCTATGAATATAGAAGATGCTGAAAAAGCTCTAGAGGAAGGCAAGGTTGATGCGATTGCAGGTATGGTGTACAGGCCTGATAAAGATTGGAAATTTGATTTTTCTACTTCCTATTTTACAATGTCTGACTCTATTGTAATTTCGAAAGAAAGGAAAAATCAAATTAAAGGGATTGAAGATTTAGGAAATCGTCAAGTTGTAGTAGAGGGTCATACATCTATGTATGAAAACATTCTAAATATGAGAACCACTAATGTATTATTGGAGGACAATCAGTATACAGCTCTTCAGAGTTTGATTGAGGGAAGAGCTGATATTTTTATAGGAAATAAGTGGACAGCAACTGCTTATTTGAAGGAATTAGGAAAAGAAGAGTCCTTTATTATTCTGGATGATGTCATGAATAGTTCAGATTATGCTGTAGTTGTACAAGAGGGAAATGATTCTTTGTTACTTGCCTTTAACCAAAGTATTACTATGCTAGAGGCAAAAGGAGAGCTTAATAAGCTTATTAATAAATGGACGGTGCCAAAGGATTTAACGGAAATTGCTAGGCTAGAAACCTTTATTTATTTGTTAATGAGCGTGTTGATTATTGTAGCTCTTGTTCTATTCATCATTTATATGTGGAATCAGAGATTGAAAGCAGCTGTACATATACAAACGAGTAAGCTTCGTCAACTCAATGAACACTTACAAGAAACACAACAAATTATAGCTGATAGTAACGCCTTTAAAGACTTAATTTTAAATAATATTGATACAGGTATTGTGACCTTTAATGTTGACTTAACGATTACGAGTTGTAATGCAAGCGCTTTACATATGTTAAACCTATCGCATGATACACCTTTTGGTCTTCAAAACCCACCGCTTCTAAAACAGTTATTTGATCATTATCATTCAAAAGAATCAGGTGTTCAGGTATTTGAATGGAATGAGCAAGGTCAAAAAAAAGTGATCTATTATCGCATACTGCAAATATATAATTCTCAGGAACAACAGACAGGTTATTTATTGTCCATGAATGATGAAACGGAAAAGAAGAATCTAGAACAAAAATTGTTCACACAAGAAAAACTGCATGCACTTGGTCAGCTTGTTGCTGGAGTTGCTCATGAAATTCGCAACCCTTTAACGTCGATTAAAATGTTTATTGATATGCTTCCAAGTAAATATCACCTCCCTGAATTTAGAAGGTTAATAACGGAACATGTACCTTCTGAAGTAAATCGATTAAATACAATCGTAACGGATCTGGTTGAATACGCACGTCCACGGCCTTCTAATAAACAGAAGTATACGCTAAAGGAAATGGCTTCTTTATTATCATTTATTCAAGTTACGATGGATAAAAATCAAATTAGTCTTGAGAAAAAGGTGGAAGATAATTTAGTTTTTTATATCGATCCACAACAAATTCGTCAAGTCATGATTAATTTACTATTAAATGCAGTGGATGCTGTAGCAGAGAAAGAGGAAAAGAAGATTACGATTACCGTGAAAAAGATAAATGAGGAAATCGGCAGCGTGATGATTTCCGATACAGGAAAAGGAATGAGCTCAGAAGAATTACATCATATTTTAGAACCTTTTTATACGAGCAAAGAAAAGGGCGTAGGCTTAGGATTAACTTTAACTTACAATCTTATAAAAGAGAATAAAGGAGAACTGCATATCGCGAGCCAGCCGAATAAAGGATCGACATTTACTATATTGTTACCGCTGTATCAAAAGGAGGCCTCCTAA
- a CDS encoding S66 family peptidase has protein sequence MKPSRLQAGDEIRVIAPSRSLAIVKGDQRKLAEERLTELGFRVTYGDTALVHDDFFSNSIEDRVADLHAAFKDPNVKGIFAGIGGYNANQLLRYLDYDLIKSNPKVICGYSDITAILLAIYEKTGLTTYVGPYFSSFGMRVGLDYTMDYFKKAVMEDGDFELKQSETWSDDSWHLEQEDRNFYPNHGYMIIQEGEAEGSIIGGNLCTINLLQGTEYMPSLENRILFIEDDEESHPFSFDRHLQSLLHQPGAAGIKGIIIGRFQKESGMTDYALHEIIATKQELKGIPVIANANFGHTTPFATIPIGAKVSLSVKNGSAIVKVFA, from the coding sequence ATGAAACCTTCACGTTTACAAGCTGGGGATGAAATTCGTGTGATAGCCCCTTCTCGCAGTCTAGCGATTGTGAAAGGAGATCAACGAAAGCTGGCTGAGGAACGATTAACAGAACTTGGATTTCGAGTTACATATGGAGATACAGCGCTCGTGCATGATGATTTTTTCTCCAATTCTATCGAAGACCGTGTGGCAGATTTACATGCGGCCTTTAAAGACCCGAATGTAAAAGGGATTTTTGCAGGAATCGGTGGCTATAATGCAAATCAATTGCTTAGGTATTTAGATTATGATTTAATTAAATCTAATCCAAAAGTGATTTGTGGGTATAGTGATATTACAGCAATCTTGCTTGCTATTTATGAGAAGACAGGTCTAACGACTTACGTGGGCCCTTATTTCTCTTCATTTGGCATGCGAGTGGGTCTTGATTATACGATGGATTATTTTAAAAAGGCAGTCATGGAAGACGGTGATTTCGAGTTAAAGCAAAGTGAAACATGGAGCGATGATTCTTGGCATCTCGAACAAGAAGATCGTAATTTTTATCCAAATCACGGCTACATGATCATTCAAGAAGGAGAAGCAGAAGGCTCCATAATCGGTGGGAACTTATGTACAATCAATCTTCTGCAAGGTACGGAATATATGCCATCATTAGAAAATCGTATTCTCTTTATTGAAGATGATGAGGAAAGCCATCCATTTAGCTTTGATCGCCATTTACAGTCCTTGCTGCATCAACCGGGCGCAGCAGGAATCAAAGGGATTATTATTGGGCGTTTTCAAAAAGAATCCGGTATGACGGATTATGCGCTTCATGAAATCATTGCAACGAAACAAGAATTAAAGGGTATTCCGGTAATTGCTAATGCGAACTTTGGACATACTACTCCGTTTGCTACGATTCCAATCGGGGCTAAAGTCTCATTATCTGTTAAAAATGGTTCTGCAATTGTAAAAGTATTTGCTTAA
- a CDS encoding YjcZ family sporulation protein, with product MFMYGGYGYGGHGGCGGYGYGGVGCGFGGGFALIVVLFILLIIIGASFTCC from the coding sequence ATGTTTATGTACGGAGGATATGGATATGGTGGACACGGCGGCTGCGGTGGATACGGTTATGGTGGTGTTGGTTGTGGTTTTGGCGGCGGATTCGCGTTAATCGTCGTTTTATTTATTCTATTAATTATCATCGGAGCTTCATTTACTTGCTGCTAA
- the msrB gene encoding peptide-methionine (R)-S-oxide reductase MsrB, whose amino-acid sequence MNQEDLKKRLTPMQYEVTQNNGTEPAFHNEYWNVKEEGLYVDIVSGKPLFTSKDKYDSGCGWPSFTKPIEEEEVEERLDTSYGMRRVEVRSKTADSHLGHVFPDGPGPRGLRYCINSAALKFIPVADLEKEGYGSYKKYFE is encoded by the coding sequence ATGAATCAAGAAGATTTGAAGAAAAGATTAACACCAATGCAGTATGAAGTGACACAAAATAATGGCACAGAACCGGCTTTTCATAATGAATATTGGAATGTAAAAGAAGAAGGATTGTATGTTGATATTGTCTCCGGAAAGCCATTGTTTACGTCAAAAGATAAATACGATTCTGGTTGCGGCTGGCCAAGCTTTACAAAACCAATTGAGGAAGAAGAAGTTGAGGAGAGGTTGGATACAAGCTACGGAATGCGCCGCGTAGAAGTACGTTCGAAAACGGCTGATTCTCATCTTGGACATGTGTTTCCTGATGGACCTGGACCAAGAGGTTTGAGATATTGTATTAATTCAGCAGCACTTAAATTTATTCCCGTTGCTGATTTAGAGAAAGAAGGGTACGGCTCTTATAAAAAGTATTTTGAGTGA
- the msrA gene encoding peptide-methionine (S)-S-oxide reductase MsrA: MEENLEKAAFAGGCFWCMVKPFDEQPGIVSVLSGYTGGITESPTYQEVCSETTGHYEAVQITYDPSVFPYERLVELFWQQIDPTDAGGQFYDRGSSYQTAIFYHTEEQRRIAQASKERLNESGRFPLPIVTPILPAKEFYPAEEYHQHYYKKEPQRYQAYQIGSGRKAFQERYWRDKK, encoded by the coding sequence ATGGAAGAAAATTTGGAGAAGGCGGCGTTTGCAGGCGGCTGTTTTTGGTGTATGGTGAAGCCATTTGATGAGCAGCCAGGGATTGTTTCTGTCTTATCTGGGTATACCGGGGGCATAACGGAAAGTCCAACCTATCAAGAAGTATGTAGTGAAACGACAGGACATTATGAAGCTGTACAAATTACATATGATCCATCTGTTTTTCCGTATGAAAGACTAGTGGAACTGTTTTGGCAGCAAATTGATCCAACGGATGCAGGCGGTCAATTTTATGATCGTGGTTCATCATATCAGACAGCTATTTTTTATCATACTGAGGAACAACGGCGTATTGCACAAGCTTCAAAAGAGCGCTTGAATGAAAGCGGACGTTTCCCATTGCCGATTGTTACACCGATTTTGCCAGCAAAAGAATTTTATCCAGCGGAAGAATATCATCAGCATTATTATAAAAAGGAACCGCAAAGATATCAGGCTTATCAAATCGGATCTGGTCGTAAAGCATTTCAAGAGCGATATTGGAGGGATAAAAAATGA